Proteins found in one Nocardia brasiliensis ATCC 700358 genomic segment:
- a CDS encoding acyl-CoA dehydrogenase family protein — protein sequence MTATLFNPKTCEFAEFDATTRRLLRATVDWFEGRGKAVLKQEDRDRVWYAEFLDFVKREGVFATFLTPAAEADGDPDKRWDTGRIAMMSKILGFYSMQYWYVWQVSILGLGPIWQSGNAAAKRRAAALLDSGEIFAFGLSEKEHGADVYSTGMVVTPQAGGGFLATGGKHYIGNGNQAALVSVFGRRSDKPIIDSSKALDSKPTDADYEGYLFFLADSAHENYHLRGNVVDGQMYVAAFDLENYPVAEEDILHRGEAAFHAAMNTVNVGKFNLGFGAVGACEHAYYEAITHAENRILFGHRVTEFPQVQALMTDSYARLIAMKLYSERAIDYMRSASPQDRRYLLFNAIEKMTVTRQGQRIIEDLADVIAARGFEKDMYFPMAMLGLFGLPRLEGTVHVNMALSLKFMANYMFHPADAGLAALRLLPGAGAVPQGAVRAVSGALSWSSRKLAPRAGGAVPRLRAEFDGAAYAPVPTRRDAADDEFLFRQGPSSGLGRIRFEDWRQVFEKFTHIPNVAVFLEQARAFQTLLAAAEPTAAQQRDVDFLFAIGELFTALPYAQLILEQAEIEGTDADVLDQIFDNFVREFAKHALTLHTKPAATKAQQTRALDLVRRPIADRARFERVFAQARALSGTYEMNP from the coding sequence ATGACCGCGACCCTGTTCAACCCGAAGACCTGCGAGTTCGCCGAGTTCGACGCGACCACCAGGCGACTGCTGCGCGCGACCGTCGACTGGTTCGAAGGCCGGGGCAAGGCGGTGCTCAAGCAGGAGGACCGGGACCGGGTCTGGTACGCCGAGTTCCTCGATTTCGTGAAGCGCGAAGGCGTCTTCGCGACCTTCCTCACACCGGCGGCCGAGGCCGACGGCGACCCGGACAAGCGCTGGGACACCGGGCGCATCGCGATGATGAGCAAGATCCTCGGCTTCTATTCGATGCAGTACTGGTACGTCTGGCAGGTCAGCATCCTCGGCCTCGGCCCGATCTGGCAGAGCGGCAACGCGGCGGCCAAGCGGCGGGCCGCGGCCCTGCTGGATTCCGGCGAGATCTTCGCGTTCGGCCTCTCCGAGAAGGAGCACGGCGCCGACGTCTACTCCACCGGCATGGTCGTGACGCCCCAGGCGGGCGGCGGCTTCCTGGCCACCGGCGGCAAGCACTACATCGGCAACGGTAATCAGGCCGCGCTCGTCTCGGTGTTCGGGCGGCGCTCGGACAAGCCGATCATCGACAGTTCGAAAGCGCTGGACAGCAAGCCTACCGACGCCGATTACGAGGGGTATCTGTTCTTCCTCGCCGACAGCGCGCACGAGAACTATCACCTGCGCGGCAACGTGGTGGACGGCCAGATGTACGTGGCCGCTTTCGATCTCGAGAACTACCCGGTGGCCGAGGAAGACATCCTGCATCGCGGCGAAGCGGCCTTCCACGCGGCGATGAACACCGTGAACGTCGGCAAGTTCAACCTCGGTTTCGGCGCCGTCGGTGCGTGCGAACACGCCTACTACGAGGCCATCACGCACGCCGAGAACCGAATCCTGTTCGGGCACAGGGTGACCGAGTTCCCACAGGTGCAGGCGCTGATGACCGACTCGTACGCGCGCCTGATCGCGATGAAGCTCTACAGCGAGCGGGCCATCGACTACATGCGCTCGGCTTCCCCGCAGGATCGGCGCTACCTGCTGTTCAACGCGATCGAGAAGATGACCGTGACCCGGCAGGGACAGCGGATCATCGAAGACCTCGCGGATGTGATCGCGGCGCGCGGCTTCGAGAAGGACATGTACTTCCCGATGGCGATGCTCGGCCTGTTCGGCCTGCCGCGTCTGGAGGGCACCGTGCACGTGAACATGGCGCTGTCGCTGAAGTTCATGGCCAACTACATGTTCCATCCGGCGGACGCCGGCCTGGCCGCGCTGCGCCTGCTGCCCGGCGCCGGTGCCGTGCCACAGGGGGCGGTGCGCGCGGTCTCCGGCGCGCTGAGCTGGTCGAGCCGCAAGCTGGCCCCGCGCGCGGGCGGCGCGGTGCCGCGATTGCGCGCCGAATTCGACGGTGCCGCTTACGCTCCCGTGCCGACCCGGCGGGACGCGGCCGACGACGAGTTCCTGTTCCGGCAGGGGCCCAGCAGCGGCCTGGGGCGGATCCGGTTCGAGGATTGGCGGCAAGTCTTCGAAAAGTTCACCCACATCCCGAATGTCGCGGTGTTCCTGGAGCAGGCGCGCGCCTTCCAGACCCTGCTCGCGGCCGCGGAGCCGACGGCGGCGCAGCAGCGCGACGTGGACTTCCTGTTCGCGATCGGCGAGCTGTTCACCGCGCTGCCCTACGCGCAACTGATTCTCGAGCAGGCCGAGATCGAGGGCACCGATGCGGACGTGCTCGACCAGATCTTCGACAACTTCGTGCGCGAGTTCGCCAAGCACGCGCTGACCTTGCACACCAAGCCCGCGGCTACCAAGGCGCAACAGACGCGCGCGCTGGATCTGGTCCGGCGGCCGATCGCCGATCGGGCCCGCTTCGAGCGGGTGTTCGCGCAGGCCAGGGCGCTGTCCGGGACCTATGAAATGAACCCATAA
- a CDS encoding TetR/AcrR family transcriptional regulator: MGSDSAVRQPRQRAPHLGPERRRPQVLDTALAIAVQDGIAAVTMAAVADRMGVTRPVVYACFADRVELIEALIQREESYLIDGVLEVLPPRAVDAGETVFIEGFRALLEKAAVRPDAWRLLYGNPDPAVADSFGRGRVLAVERCTTLLRPTLRAWGTEDAERKLPVLVEQWVSAGEGAVRTLLADQDGWTPQDLGAFVGAAVYRALRHA, encoded by the coding sequence ATGGGTAGCGATTCGGCGGTGCGGCAGCCACGCCAGCGGGCGCCGCACCTCGGTCCGGAACGCCGCAGACCGCAGGTCCTGGACACCGCGTTGGCGATCGCGGTGCAGGACGGTATCGCGGCCGTCACCATGGCCGCCGTCGCCGACCGGATGGGCGTGACCCGTCCGGTGGTCTATGCCTGCTTCGCCGATCGCGTCGAGCTGATCGAGGCGCTCATCCAGCGCGAAGAGAGCTACCTGATCGACGGCGTTCTCGAAGTCCTGCCGCCCCGCGCGGTGGACGCGGGCGAGACGGTGTTCATCGAGGGCTTCCGCGCGCTGCTGGAGAAAGCCGCCGTCCGCCCCGACGCCTGGCGGCTGCTCTACGGCAATCCTGATCCCGCCGTTGCGGATTCGTTCGGCCGCGGCCGTGTGCTCGCGGTCGAACGCTGCACCACGTTGCTGCGCCCGACGCTGCGAGCCTGGGGCACCGAGGACGCCGAGCGCAAGCTGCCGGTCCTGGTCGAGCAGTGGGTGTCGGCGGGCGAGGGCGCGGTCCGCACGCTACTCGCCGACCAGGACGGATGGACGCCACAGGATCTCGGCGCCTTCGTCGGCGCCGCGGTGTACCGCGCCCTGCGGCATGCCTAG
- a CDS encoding homogentisate 1,2-dioxygenase, translating to MAFYRQVGAVPPKRHTQHRDEQGQLYYEELMGEEGFSGDSSLLYHRGLPPAIVDSTVWELPDQSTTPNHPLRHRHLKLHDLFPDDSHARTDVVTGRRLILGNADVRISYVVAKGGSPLYRNAIGDELVYVESGSAVVETVFGAVFARQGDQVLIPRATTHRWLPSGPEPLRAYVIEAASHITPPKRYLSKFGQLLEHAPYCERDLHGPAETLTATGKDVEVLVKHRAGGQVVGTRMVYADHPFDVVGWDGCLYPITFNISDFEPITGRVHQPPPAHQAFEGINFVVCNFVPRKVDYHPLSIPVPYYHSNVDSDEIMFYCGGNYEARKGSGIGQGSVSVHPGGYAHGPQPGAYERSIGLEYFDELAVMVDTFRPLELGEGALACEDPAYAWTWSGRGPQ from the coding sequence ATGGCGTTCTATCGACAGGTAGGAGCAGTGCCGCCGAAGCGGCATACCCAACATCGAGACGAGCAGGGACAGCTCTACTACGAGGAGCTGATGGGCGAGGAGGGCTTCTCCGGCGACTCGTCCCTGCTGTACCACCGCGGGCTGCCGCCCGCGATCGTCGACTCGACGGTGTGGGAACTGCCCGATCAGTCGACGACGCCGAATCATCCACTGCGCCATCGGCATCTGAAGCTGCACGACTTGTTCCCGGACGACAGCCACGCCCGCACCGATGTGGTCACCGGCCGCAGGCTGATCCTCGGCAACGCCGACGTGCGCATTTCCTATGTCGTCGCCAAGGGTGGTTCGCCGCTGTACCGCAACGCGATCGGTGACGAACTGGTCTACGTGGAATCCGGCTCCGCGGTGGTGGAGACGGTGTTCGGGGCCGTCTTCGCCCGGCAGGGCGATCAGGTGCTCATTCCGCGTGCGACCACCCATCGCTGGCTGCCCTCCGGCCCGGAGCCGTTGCGCGCCTATGTGATCGAGGCGGCCAGCCACATCACCCCGCCGAAGCGCTACCTCTCGAAGTTCGGCCAGCTGCTCGAGCACGCGCCCTACTGCGAGCGCGACCTGCACGGCCCGGCCGAAACCCTCACCGCCACCGGCAAAGACGTGGAGGTGCTGGTCAAGCACCGGGCCGGCGGGCAGGTCGTGGGCACCCGCATGGTGTACGCCGATCACCCGTTCGACGTGGTCGGCTGGGACGGCTGCCTGTACCCGATCACCTTCAACATCAGCGATTTCGAGCCGATCACCGGCCGCGTGCACCAGCCGCCGCCCGCGCATCAGGCCTTCGAGGGGATCAACTTCGTGGTGTGCAACTTCGTGCCCCGCAAGGTCGACTATCACCCGCTCTCGATTCCGGTGCCGTACTACCACTCCAACGTGGACTCCGACGAGATCATGTTCTACTGCGGCGGAAACTACGAGGCGCGCAAGGGATCCGGGATCGGGCAGGGCTCGGTGTCGGTGCACCCCGGCGGGTACGCGCACGGCCCGCAACCCGGCGCCTACGAACGCAGCATCGGACTCGAATACTTCGACGAGCTCGCCGTCATGGTCGACACCTTCCGCCCGCTCGAACTCGGTGAGGGCGCTCTCGCCTGCGAAGACCCGGCGTACGCGTGGACCTGGTCGGGACGGGGGCCGCAGTGA
- the fahA gene encoding fumarylacetoacetase, producing the protein MRTRLEVPADSLFGVDNLPYGVFAPAGQNYRVGTRIGDSVVDLAAALGDPEFAGPSLAALMAQGPQRWREVRERVRELVDTEIDSAAVHALADVRLGLPVPIGDYVDFYASIDHATNLGRLFRPDSEPLLPNWRHLPVGYHGRAGTVVVSGTEVIRPSGQRRTDSGTPDFGPSQRLDIEAELGFLVGVGSELGAPVETGEFAERVFGVALVNDWSARDIQAWEYQPLGPFLGKSFATSISPWVTPLAALEAARVPTPEQSPQPLPYLQDKEPWGLDIDLTVSWNGQAVTHPPFSRMYWSPAQMLAHLTANGAATRTGDLYASGTISGPEPDQRGSFIELSWGGKEPVLVNGQRRTFLEDGDEVRITATAPGPADRRIGLGEVTGRILPARPR; encoded by the coding sequence GTGAGGACTCGACTCGAAGTACCCGCCGATTCCCTGTTCGGCGTGGACAACCTGCCCTACGGCGTGTTCGCCCCGGCGGGCCAGAACTATCGGGTGGGCACCCGCATCGGCGATTCCGTTGTCGATCTCGCTGCGGCACTGGGTGATCCGGAGTTCGCCGGGCCGAGCCTGGCCGCGCTCATGGCGCAGGGACCGCAGCGCTGGCGCGAGGTGCGCGAGCGGGTACGCGAACTCGTCGACACCGAGATCGACAGTGCCGCGGTGCACGCACTGGCCGACGTGCGCCTCGGCCTGCCCGTCCCGATCGGCGACTATGTCGACTTCTACGCCAGCATCGACCACGCGACCAACCTCGGCAGGCTGTTCCGCCCCGACAGCGAACCGCTGCTGCCGAACTGGCGGCACCTGCCGGTCGGCTACCACGGTCGCGCGGGCACCGTCGTGGTGTCCGGCACCGAGGTGATCCGGCCCAGCGGGCAGCGCCGGACCGATTCCGGCACACCAGATTTCGGCCCGTCCCAGCGGCTGGACATCGAGGCCGAGCTCGGCTTCCTGGTCGGCGTCGGCTCCGAGCTCGGCGCGCCGGTGGAGACCGGCGAGTTCGCCGAGCGGGTGTTCGGCGTCGCGCTGGTCAACGACTGGTCCGCGCGCGATATCCAAGCCTGGGAGTATCAGCCGCTCGGCCCCTTCCTCGGCAAGTCGTTCGCGACCTCGATCTCGCCGTGGGTCACGCCGCTCGCGGCGCTGGAGGCCGCCCGGGTGCCGACGCCGGAGCAGTCCCCGCAACCGCTGCCCTATCTCCAGGACAAGGAACCGTGGGGTCTCGACATCGACCTGACGGTGTCGTGGAACGGGCAGGCTGTCACGCATCCGCCGTTCTCACGCATGTATTGGTCACCCGCGCAGATGTTGGCGCACCTCACCGCGAACGGCGCGGCCACCCGAACCGGCGACCTGTACGCCTCCGGCACCATCTCGGGACCGGAACCGGATCAGCGCGGATCGTTCATCGAACTGTCCTGGGGCGGTAAGGAACCCGTGCTGGTGAACGGTCAGCGACGCACCTTCCTGGAGGACGGCGACGAGGTGCGCATCACCGCGACCGCACCGGGACCGGCCGACCGGCGCATCGGCCTCGGCGAGGTCACCGGACGCATCCTGCCCGCCCGCCCACGGTGA
- a CDS encoding TetR/AcrR family transcriptional regulator: protein MTRSKSAARPAPSPARRRIRGLDAEQRSAQRRSQLLDAATELFAEHSYSGTSIEQICQRAYVGTKGFYDHFDSKEACYLALLEQLTAQIQQRAAAGAAAAADLGWPERAAAVVDAFVHAIADDPRLAKVTFGEAGGISPTVEKMRRSNRRWAAAFLDREWAGEPADDPAVQRARLALALAAIGGMFELVADWLHHHDDGEAPDGAETLSTDLTAFLTVLHAGRGAVAAE from the coding sequence ATGACCCGCAGCAAATCCGCCGCGCGGCCTGCCCCGAGTCCGGCGCGCCGCCGGATCCGTGGACTCGACGCCGAACAGCGCAGCGCCCAGCGGCGCAGTCAGCTGCTCGATGCGGCCACCGAACTGTTTGCCGAGCACAGCTATTCGGGAACATCGATCGAGCAGATCTGCCAGCGCGCCTACGTCGGAACCAAGGGGTTCTACGACCACTTCGACAGCAAGGAAGCGTGCTACCTCGCGTTGCTCGAACAGCTCACCGCGCAGATCCAGCAACGTGCGGCCGCGGGCGCGGCAGCGGCGGCGGATCTGGGCTGGCCGGAGCGCGCGGCGGCGGTGGTCGACGCGTTCGTGCACGCGATCGCGGACGACCCGCGGCTGGCGAAGGTGACTTTCGGTGAGGCGGGCGGGATCTCACCGACGGTGGAGAAGATGCGGCGCAGCAACCGGCGGTGGGCGGCGGCCTTCCTGGATCGGGAGTGGGCGGGCGAGCCCGCCGACGACCCGGCGGTCCAGCGTGCCCGGCTCGCGCTGGCGCTGGCCGCGATCGGCGGCATGTTCGAACTGGTCGCGGACTGGCTGCACCATCACGACGACGGCGAGGCCCCGGACGGCGCCGAGACCCTCAGCACGGATCTCACCGCGTTCCTGACCGTGCTGCACGCCGGCCGCGGAGCCGTTGCGGCCGAATAG
- a CDS encoding lipase family protein gives MSVIKGDPTGRVHTGRRAMAVLVTMAIAVTTVLLAGGVRPAPAAAMPLPHEDSFYQPPEGFRAEEPGTILRSREVRLAALTVLPLNVRSWQLLYRTTDLDEQPTVAVTTVILPAGADPNRHRPLVSLQFYYDSASLDCSPSFVLQQGSGLAGIEGVHSQSELIAIAALISQGWAISIPDYEGLDGHLAVAKEPGYMTLDGVRAAQRFEPLGLDGANTPVALWGYSGGGMGSGWAAEMQPTYAPELNVKGIALGAPTSDVVSLLHVNGSMFSSLIGIGISSLRKAYPKFKEAADRYLTPEGRVLMDRTERQCLPRNALTQMFVDYGRMLTISIPEFLAVPEIKEVFEATVLGRNIPTAPIFLYQGVFDEAVPVWTNDRLSEQWCAGGASVIYKRDHLSEHLTLPSLGMADTLNWLKGRLAPNAPDQFGCRTENVVSMLADFNALLTQIEINLNATFGALGFPIGPRER, from the coding sequence GTGTCAGTGATCAAAGGGGATCCGACCGGCCGAGTACACACCGGAAGACGGGCGATGGCGGTGCTGGTGACCATGGCGATCGCCGTGACCACGGTGCTGCTGGCCGGGGGCGTCAGACCCGCGCCGGCCGCGGCGATGCCACTCCCGCACGAAGATTCGTTCTACCAACCACCAGAAGGTTTCCGAGCCGAGGAGCCGGGCACCATCCTGCGGTCCCGTGAGGTGCGCCTGGCCGCGCTGACCGTGCTGCCGCTGAACGTGCGTTCCTGGCAGTTGCTCTATCGGACCACCGATCTCGACGAACAACCCACCGTCGCCGTCACCACGGTGATCCTGCCCGCGGGCGCGGACCCGAACCGGCACCGGCCGCTGGTCTCGCTCCAGTTCTACTACGACAGCGCGAGCCTCGACTGCTCGCCTTCCTTTGTGCTGCAACAGGGTTCGGGCCTGGCCGGGATCGAGGGCGTGCACTCACAGAGCGAGCTGATCGCCATCGCCGCCCTGATCAGCCAGGGCTGGGCGATCTCGATCCCCGACTACGAGGGCCTCGACGGGCATCTCGCCGTCGCCAAGGAACCCGGCTACATGACCCTGGACGGTGTCCGCGCCGCTCAGCGATTCGAGCCGCTCGGCCTGGACGGCGCGAATACGCCTGTCGCACTGTGGGGTTACTCCGGCGGCGGGATGGGCTCGGGGTGGGCGGCGGAAATGCAGCCGACCTATGCGCCCGAGCTGAACGTGAAGGGCATCGCGCTGGGCGCGCCGACCTCGGACGTGGTGTCGCTGCTGCACGTCAACGGGTCGATGTTCTCCAGTCTGATCGGCATCGGCATCTCGTCGCTGCGCAAGGCGTACCCCAAGTTCAAGGAGGCCGCGGACCGGTACTTGACGCCGGAGGGCCGGGTGCTGATGGATCGCACTGAGCGGCAATGCCTTCCGCGCAACGCGCTCACCCAGATGTTCGTCGACTACGGCCGCATGCTGACCATCTCGATCCCGGAGTTCCTCGCGGTCCCCGAGATCAAGGAGGTGTTCGAGGCGACCGTGCTCGGCCGCAACATCCCGACCGCGCCGATCTTCCTGTACCAGGGCGTGTTCGACGAGGCCGTGCCGGTGTGGACCAACGACCGGTTGAGCGAGCAGTGGTGCGCCGGAGGTGCTTCGGTGATCTACAAGCGAGACCATCTCAGCGAGCATCTGACCCTGCCCTCGCTCGGCATGGCCGACACGCTCAACTGGCTGAAGGGACGGCTCGCGCCGAACGCACCCGATCAGTTCGGCTGCCGCACCGAGAACGTCGTGTCCATGCTCGCCGACTTCAACGCCCTGCTGACCCAGATCGAGATCAACCTGAACGCCACCTTCGGCGCGCTGGGATTCCCGATCGGCCCGCGCGAACGCTGA
- the thiC gene encoding phosphomethylpyrimidine synthase ThiC — protein MATAASKNGSETVESVTTGPIEGSVKHYTEVDGLRIPVRRVNLTNSEHFDLYDTSGPYTDDAAEIDLEAGLPKLRDTWDKPEVDGPPTQLAWARQGIVTPEMRFIAAREGVSPELVRDEVAAGRAVIPANHRHPELEPTIIGKKFLVKINANIGNSAVSSSIAEEVEKMVWATRWGADTIMDLSTGKNIHETREWILRNSPVPVGTVPIYQALEKVNGDPTKLTWEIYRDTVIEQCEQGVDYMTVHAGVLLRYVPLTAKRVTGIVSRGGSIMAAWCLAHHQESFLYTNFAELCEILAKYDVTFSLGDGLRPGSIADANDEAQFAELRTLGELTKIAKSHGVQVMIEGPGHVPMHKIVENVRLEEELCEEAPFYTLGPLATDIAPAYDHITSAIGAAIIAQAGTAMLCYVTPKEHLGLPNRDDVKVGVITYKIAAHSADLAKGHPHAQQRDDELSKARFEFRWRDQFALSLDPDTAREYHDETLPAEPAKTAHFCSMCGPKFCSMRISADVREYAARNQLTDVEAIEAGMAEKSAEFIDHGNAVYLPVVS, from the coding sequence ATGGCAACTGCTGCATCCAAGAATGGGTCCGAGACCGTGGAATCGGTCACCACCGGACCGATCGAAGGCAGTGTCAAGCACTACACCGAGGTCGACGGGCTGCGGATTCCGGTGCGCCGGGTGAACCTGACCAACAGCGAGCATTTCGACCTCTACGACACCTCGGGGCCGTACACCGACGACGCCGCGGAGATCGATCTGGAAGCGGGTCTGCCCAAGCTGCGCGACACCTGGGACAAGCCCGAGGTAGACGGGCCGCCGACCCAGCTGGCCTGGGCCAGGCAGGGCATCGTCACGCCGGAGATGCGCTTCATCGCGGCCCGCGAGGGCGTGTCCCCCGAGCTGGTGCGCGACGAGGTCGCCGCGGGGCGCGCCGTCATTCCGGCCAACCACCGGCATCCGGAACTCGAACCGACGATCATCGGCAAGAAGTTCCTGGTGAAGATCAACGCGAACATCGGCAACTCGGCCGTCTCGTCGTCCATCGCCGAGGAGGTCGAGAAGATGGTGTGGGCCACCCGCTGGGGCGCCGACACCATCATGGACCTGTCCACCGGCAAGAACATCCACGAGACCCGCGAGTGGATCCTGCGTAATTCGCCGGTGCCGGTCGGCACCGTGCCGATCTATCAGGCGCTGGAGAAGGTGAACGGCGATCCGACCAAGCTCACCTGGGAGATCTACCGCGACACCGTGATCGAGCAGTGCGAGCAGGGCGTGGACTACATGACCGTGCACGCGGGCGTGCTGCTGCGTTATGTGCCGCTGACCGCCAAGCGGGTCACCGGCATCGTCTCCCGCGGCGGATCCATCATGGCCGCCTGGTGTCTGGCGCATCATCAGGAATCGTTCCTGTACACCAACTTCGCGGAACTGTGCGAGATCCTCGCGAAATACGATGTGACCTTCTCCCTCGGCGACGGCCTGCGGCCCGGGTCCATCGCCGACGCCAACGACGAGGCGCAGTTCGCCGAGCTGCGCACCCTCGGCGAGCTGACGAAGATCGCGAAATCCCATGGCGTACAGGTGATGATCGAGGGCCCGGGCCACGTGCCGATGCACAAGATCGTGGAGAACGTGCGGCTCGAAGAGGAACTCTGCGAGGAGGCGCCGTTCTACACCCTCGGTCCGCTAGCCACCGATATCGCGCCCGCCTACGACCACATCACCTCGGCCATCGGCGCCGCGATCATCGCGCAGGCGGGCACCGCGATGCTCTGCTACGTCACGCCGAAGGAGCATCTCGGGCTGCCGAACCGGGACGACGTCAAGGTCGGCGTGATCACCTACAAGATCGCCGCGCACAGCGCCGATCTGGCCAAGGGGCATCCGCACGCACAGCAGCGCGACGACGAATTGTCCAAGGCGCGTTTCGAATTCCGCTGGCGCGACCAGTTCGCGCTGTCACTGGATCCGGACACCGCCCGGGAGTACCACGACGAGACCCTGCCCGCCGAGCCGGCCAAGACCGCGCACTTCTGCTCGATGTGCGGGCCGAAGTTCTGCTCGATGCGCATCTCCGCGGATGTGCGCGAGTACGCCGCGCGCAACCAGCTGACCGACGTGGAGGCGATCGAAGCGGGCATGGCGGAGAAGTCCGCCGAGTTCATCGATCACGGCAACGCGGTGTACCTGCCGGTCGTCTCGTAA
- a CDS encoding SDR family NAD(P)-dependent oxidoreductase: MPGRLADKVALITGATGGIGHATAELFAREGARLVVTDIAQDATQALTARLAATGADVLAAGLDVSAPENWSEVIELTRQRFGRLDVLVNIAGIVDWPGIEDTTQDSWERVIAVNQTGTWLGMKTAMPLLCASGNASIINTSSVLGLVGSGAAAAYQASKGAVRLLTKTAAVEYATRGVRVNSVHPGVIATPMIQGLLDEQGDQQPDIVRTPMRRAGDPAEVAPTMLFLASDESSFITGTELVVDGGLTAY, from the coding sequence ATGCCTGGACGGCTCGCCGACAAGGTCGCGTTGATCACCGGCGCGACCGGTGGCATCGGACATGCCACCGCGGAACTGTTCGCCCGCGAAGGCGCCCGCTTGGTCGTCACCGATATAGCCCAGGACGCCACGCAGGCGCTCACCGCGCGCCTGGCAGCCACCGGCGCCGACGTGCTGGCCGCCGGGTTGGACGTCTCCGCACCCGAAAACTGGAGCGAGGTCATCGAGCTGACTCGGCAGCGCTTCGGGCGGCTCGACGTCCTGGTCAACATCGCCGGCATCGTGGACTGGCCCGGTATCGAGGACACCACGCAGGACTCATGGGAACGCGTGATCGCGGTCAACCAGACCGGCACCTGGCTCGGGATGAAGACCGCCATGCCCTTGCTGTGCGCCTCCGGCAACGCCTCGATCATCAACACCTCCTCGGTGCTCGGTCTGGTGGGCAGCGGAGCCGCCGCCGCGTACCAGGCGTCCAAGGGAGCGGTGCGGCTGCTGACCAAGACCGCCGCTGTCGAGTACGCGACCCGTGGCGTCCGGGTCAACTCGGTGCACCCCGGGGTCATCGCCACCCCGATGATCCAGGGTCTGCTCGACGAGCAGGGCGACCAGCAGCCCGACATCGTGCGCACCCCCATGCGCCGCGCGGGTGACCCCGCCGAGGTCGCTCCCACGATGCTCTTCCTGGCCAGCGACGAATCCTCGTTCATCACCGGAACCGAACTCGTCGTCGACGGCGGACTCACCGCATACTGA
- a CDS encoding SDR family NAD(P)-dependent oxidoreductase yields MSVPVADRALEGKVALVTGAARGVGAATVAWLHARGAQVLATDLRPEVHELTDRFDRVSTLVGDVSREDTAVRSVAAVIDRFGSVDILVCNAGRSVNKPIVETTAADWDELMSINARGAFLHAREAFRVMCAHGGGAIVTVGSFACTVGLAEAAAYCASKGALAQLTKVLALEGAPHGIRANVVAPGVIETDMLDNFRADSREYLRSFGAAHPLGRVAQPEEIAEVIGFLASPRAGFITGAVVAADGGYTTA; encoded by the coding sequence ATGAGCGTGCCTGTCGCCGACCGTGCACTGGAGGGCAAGGTCGCGCTGGTCACCGGCGCCGCCCGCGGGGTCGGCGCGGCCACGGTCGCCTGGCTGCACGCCCGCGGCGCGCAAGTGCTCGCCACCGACCTCCGACCCGAGGTGCACGAGCTCACCGACCGGTTCGACCGGGTGTCCACTCTGGTAGGCGACGTGTCCCGGGAGGACACCGCGGTGCGCTCGGTGGCAGCGGTGATCGATCGGTTCGGCAGCGTGGACATCCTGGTCTGCAACGCCGGTCGATCAGTGAACAAACCGATCGTCGAGACCACAGCGGCCGACTGGGACGAGCTGATGTCGATCAACGCCCGCGGGGCGTTCCTGCACGCCCGGGAAGCATTTCGGGTGATGTGCGCACACGGCGGTGGCGCGATCGTCACCGTCGGCTCGTTCGCGTGCACCGTCGGACTGGCCGAAGCCGCGGCCTACTGCGCGTCCAAAGGAGCGCTGGCGCAGTTGACCAAGGTGCTCGCGCTGGAGGGTGCTCCGCACGGCATCCGCGCCAACGTCGTCGCGCCCGGTGTCATCGAGACCGACATGCTCGACAACTTCCGGGCCGACAGCCGGGAGTATCTGCGGTCCTTCGGCGCCGCCCACCCCCTGGGCCGCGTCGCCCAGCCCGAGGAGATCGCCGAGGTGATCGGTTTCCTGGCCTCTCCCCGGGCCGGTTTCATCACCGGCGCGGTCGTGGCCGCTGACGGCGGCTACACCACAGCCTGA
- a CDS encoding Atu4866 domain-containing protein translates to MTSDIDVVGMWVTADGHIRQELRADGRYDEARGERRSAYTGRYTVTGTHLDYVDDTGFTATGDIRDGVLYHEHLVLHRESADAHHRQVRR, encoded by the coding sequence ATGACAAGCGATATCGACGTGGTCGGCATGTGGGTCACCGCGGACGGGCATATCCGGCAGGAACTGCGCGCCGATGGGCGCTACGACGAAGCGCGCGGCGAACGGCGCAGCGCCTACACCGGTCGCTACACGGTGACCGGGACTCACCTCGACTACGTGGACGACACCGGCTTCACGGCGACGGGCGACATTCGTGACGGCGTGCTGTACCACGAGCATCTCGTCCTTCATCGTGAGTCCGCCGACGCTCACCACCGGCAGGTTCGGCGATGA